The proteins below come from a single Lonchura striata isolate bLonStr1 chromosome 10, bLonStr1.mat, whole genome shotgun sequence genomic window:
- the SNORC gene encoding protein SNORC, with amino-acid sequence MLFLREAMPYNRVLRLVVLTLCSILVPAVLAAEYPQDPVPTFWNEPPELPSGAGPFDTAAATTARLSDATAFPPSTSELEPEDTTHLHRLDTGDGSLGPGAIGAIVIASLLGTSVLVALVVITLRKFSAS; translated from the exons ATGCTTTTCCTGAGGGAAGCCATGCCCTACAACAGAGTCCTTCGCCTGGTCGTGCTAACGCTGTGCAGCATTCTGGTCCCGGCTGTGCTGGCAG CAGAGTACCCTCAGGACCCGGTCCCCACTTTCTGGAACGAGCCGCCTGAGCTGCCCTCCGGAGCCGGTCCCTTCGACACTGCCGCCGCCACCACCGCCCGGCTGTCGGATGCCACTGCCTTCCCCCCGTCCACCTCTGAGCTGGAGCCCGAGGACACCACCCACCTGCACCGCCTGGACACGGGGGACG GCTCACTGGGGCCTGGAGCTATTGGTGCCATTGTCATCGCCTCCCTCCTGGGTACATCTGTGCTTGTGGCCTTGGTTGTCATCACACTGAGAAAGTTCTCGGCCTCCTGA